From Hippoglossus stenolepis isolate QCI-W04-F060 chromosome 6, HSTE1.2, whole genome shotgun sequence, a single genomic window includes:
- the LOC118111126 gene encoding deoxyribonuclease-1 — protein sequence MKIASFNVQRFGLAKVSDADVLSTLVKIVSRYDIILILEVVDVSGDSVKLLLNELNRVNTSHHYSLQLSTRLGRTRYKEQFLFLFRDDVVNLIDCYQYEDNQVNDIDAFAREPYILHFKPHNTVLEDIVLIPVHTTPWDSEKELDELYEVVLVVKDKWKTDNIMILGDFNADGAYVTRKKMKEIRIRSDKNFHWLIGDDVDTTANMSNDHTYDRIVVYGEDMLAAIVPNSAKPFNFHTEFDMTEEMALRVSDHYPVEVDLQIALPLWMTDHSCDIVDTQNASVNKTVIETLQVDVLRLQKENLQLSRKKLELQISILKQKLSKMELEE from the exons ATGAAGATAGCTTCATTCAACGTGCAGAGGTTTGGACTGGCAAAGGTCTCTGATGCAGATGTGCTGTCGACTCTGGTTAAG ATTGTGTCTCGATATGACATCATCCTCATTCTGGAGGTTGTGGACGTGAGCGGAGATTCTGTCAAACTGTTACTGAACGAACTGAACAG GGTCAACACAAGCCATCACTACTCCCTGCAGCTCAGCACCCGCCTGGGAAGGACCCGATACAAGGAACaatttttgtttctcttcag GGATGATGTGGTCAACTTGATTGACTGCTACCAATATGAAGACAACCAGGTCAACGACATTGATGCCTTTGCCAGGGAGCCGTACATTCTCCACTTCAAACCACACAACACAG tgCTGGAGGACATAGTGCTGATCCCGGTCCACACCACACCCTGGGACTCGGAGAAAGAGCTGGATGAGCTGTACGAGGTCGTCCTGGTGGTTAAAGACAAGTGGAAAACTGAT AACATAATGATCCTGGGGGACTTCAATGCAGATGGTGCGTATGTCACACGTAAAAAAATGAAGGAGATCCGCATTCGCAGTGACAAGAACTTCCACTGGCTGATTGGGGATGACGTTGACACCACTGCGAATATGTCAAATGATCACACCTACGACAG GATTGTAGTGTATGGTGAAGACATGCTGGCTGCTATTGTACCAAATTCAGCCAAGCCGTTCAATTTCCACACAGAGTTTGATATGACAGAGGAAATG GCTCTGAGAGTGAGCGATCACTACCCTGTTGAGGTAGATCTACAAATCGCTTTACCTCTCTGGATGACTGACCACAGTTGTGACATAGTCGATACCCAGAATGCATCTGTCAACAAAACCGTCATAG AGACGTTGCAGGTCGACGTGCTGAGACTGCAGAAGGAAAACCTCCAGCTGTCACGAAAGAAACTTGAACTTCAGATCTCCATATTAAAACAGAAACTTTCCAAAATGGAATTAGAGGAATGA
- the LOC118110391 gene encoding keratin, type II cytoskeletal 8, with product MSLRRNPTSRPGVHSKGFSSLSMGSYSYHKMSTGTEQRAPITAVTVNKSLLAPLNLEIDPTIQVVRTQEKDQIKTLNNRFVSFIDKVRFLEQQNKMLETKWQLLQKQTTAASNIEPMLKSYISSLERQLGGISNEKLRLDMENIVMHKNVDDYKTSYEEEINRRNDAENEFVMIKKDVDSGYLSQVDLSDRLSSNQDEHNFLRALYDTELSELQESLRTTSVVVQMDNSRGLNMDQIVADVKAQYEDMAARSREEAESWYKNKFDQMTAESEKYSNEMHSSKGEISGLNRMISRLQNEIQNVKAQCVSLDGQVSEAEHRGEEAVLDAKARIKDLELALQRAKHDMARQLRDYQELMNVKLGLDIEISTYRKLLEGEEERLGQDSIVKIQEVPGQSSQVYSQQRRRSSPLLIKTVETHDKLYATENAEY from the exons ATGAGTTTGAGGAGAAACCCCACCAGCCGCCCAGGAGTGCACTCCAAGGGCTTCAGCAGCTTGTCCATGGGATCCTACTCATACCACAAGATGAGCACCGGCACCGAGCAGAGGGCCCCGATCACAGCTGTGACTGTCAACAAGAGCCTGCTCGCCCCACTGAACCTGGAAATCGACCCCACCATCCAGGTTGTCCGCACCCAGGAGAAGGATCAGATCAAGACCCTCAACAACCGCTTCGTCTCATTCATTGACAAG GTGAGATTCCTTGAGCAGCAGAACAAAATGCTGGAAACCAagtggcagctgctgcagaaacagacgACCGCCGCCTCCAACATCGAACCCATGCTGAAGTCCTACATCAGCTCCCTGGAGAGACAGCTGGGGGGCATCAGCAATGAAAAACTAAGGCTTGACATGGAGAACATTGTCATGCACAAAAATGTTGACGACTATAAGACGAG CTACGAGGAAGAAATCAACAGGAGGAATGATGCTGAGAACGAGTTTGTCATGATCAAAAAG GATGTGGATTCAGGTTATCTGTCTCAGGTGGATCTGAGCGACAGGTTGTCTTCTAACCAGGATGAACACAACTTCCTCAGGGCGCTGTATGATACG GAGCTGAGTGAGCTGCAGGAGAGCCTGAGGACGACCTCTGTGGTGGTGCAGATGGACAACTCCCGCGGCCTGAACATGGATCAGATCGTGGCTGATGTTAAGGCTCAGTACGAGGACATGGCCGCCCGCAGTCGTGAGGAGGCTGAAAGTTGGTACAAGAACAAG TTTGACCAGATGACTGCCGAGTCGGAAAAGTATAGCAATGAAATGCATAGCAGCAAAGGAGAAATATCTGGACTCAACCGAATGATCAGCCGCCTGCAGAATGAGATCCAGAATGTGAAGGCACAG TGTGTCAGTCTGGATGGCCAGGTCTCTGAGGCAGAGCATCGCGGGGAGGAGGCCGTGCTGGATGCCAAGGCTCGCATCAAGGACCTGGAGCTGGCTCTGCAGAGGGCCAAACATGACATGGCTCGCCAGCTGAGAGATTACCAGGAGCTCATGAATGTCAAGCTGGGCCTGGACATAGAGATCTCCACctacaggaagctgctggagggagaggaggaaag ACTTGGACAGGATTCTATTGTCAAAATCCAAGAAGTGCCGGGCCAAT CCTCCCAGGTTTACAGCCAGCAGCGGCGAAGGTCAAGTCCCCTCCTCATCAAGACAGTGGAGACCCATGACAAATTATATGCTACAGAAAACGCAGAGTATTAA
- the si:ch73-233m11.2 gene encoding NACHT, LRR and PYD domains-containing protein 12 codes for MDKGAVLTHVLKQRRTPSLLGGEQPVSVMSSSRYVSQLTDREVENQLTDREVENQLPSLDHAIRTPLSGEVQTVVLVGGEGSGKTTALEKLVVDWAKGEHLQNFTYVLHFGLMEIRSLKDELSLETLLQHHHSPVPSESMQLVLQKPEDVLFVFDDLDQYRLSLDPSVHTLCSDLSQAVSVSCLISSLLHGSLLRGAAFVVATRTTGRLEFLNGTRVEVSGFLKPQRETYFNGFFTDPAAANKALLHMERTLGFYDFCTSPRFCWTVCSIYKTLMDAGAKLPDTLTQLYVDILVHLMQALSLKEACNRELVQALGVMASHCSVSQNSSCTKEELHSFGFQSLLSSVGAFLNVDGDLESDACVFSFTSQLMQEFLLAVSFFLDTSVSEGMEKMWEKHKGHAKFLDLFLSGLSEPVQRRPLVILLGEFNSDRISDFKSWFKSSSEETLKGCYNDRHHRCFHLLHQAQNQSLVKEIISPSARTGISYGDLILQDCVALNYVWSCLGEMQLLNLYRTRDLTDEKAEVLAPAMSLSHKIQLSYSTLSTGAVSHLASALSRGRTEELDLAHTSLGDEKLKVLCAGLRDCKLHTLKLLVCRLTEAGCEDLMCALTSGSSQLRVLEMMFNQIGDLGFMKLCKALQSPQCKLQQLQLRSCELTAVSMEALSAALCSGKSELRKVDLTSNTIGDGGVEALCKSLQHPHCKLQSLNLFDTELTGACCPHLMETLMSEHCSLLELDLSVNDLGHEGALLLCQALSRPGCPVEKLGLTRCELTQQVFKELGSLLRSGTSRLKSLIVGLNKVGDQGVKHLWDAVAHPACLLEELDVEMTDLTDACVEDLCAAVRASKTLKSLELRNNSLTDASVPALVQVMQDSCNMQEMNLKYNDFSEDVFEMLDECDKIRY; via the exons ATGGACAAAGGTGCTGTGCTGACTCATGTCCTGAAGCAGAGAAGAACTCCGTCCCTTCTTGGAGGAGAGCAGCCCGTCAGTGTGATGAGCAGCAGTAGGTACGTATCccagctgacagacagagaggtggagaaccagctgacagacagagaggtggagaaccAGCTGCCCTCCCTCGATCACGCCATCCGCACTCCTCTGTCTGGGGAAGTCCAGACCGTGGTCCTGGTGGGTGGAGAAGGATCCGGTAAAACCACTGCTCTGGAGAAGCTGGTTGTGGACTGGGCCAAAGGAGAACACCTTCAGAACTTTACCTATGTTTTACACTTCGGGCTGATGGAGATCAGGTCTCTTAAAGACGAGCTGTCGTTGGAGACTTTACTGCAACACCATCACAGTCCCGTTCCCTCTGAGTCCATGCAGCTCGTTCTGCAGAAGCCTGAggatgtgctgtttgttttcgaTGATCTGGATCAATACAGACTTTCCTTGGACCCCTCTGTCCACACCCTCTGCTCTGACCTCAGCCAGGCAGTGTCAGTGTCCTGCCTGATATCCAGTCTGCTTCATGGATCACTGCTGAGAGGAGCCGCCTTTGTGGTGGCGACCAGGACGACGGGACGGCTGGAGTTTCTGAACGGCACCAGGGTGGAGGTTTCTGGGTTTTTAAAGCCCCAAAGAGAGACTTATTTCAACGGGTTCTTCACTGACCCGGCTGCAGCTAACAAAGCACTGCTGCACATGGAGCGGACGCTGGGTTTTTATGATTTCTGCACTTCCCCTAGGTTCTGTTGGACAGTTTGTTCTATTTACAAAACTCTGATGGATGCTGGAGCAAAACTTCCTGACACATTGACTCAGCTGTATGTAGATATCCTGGTTCACCTGATGCAGGCGCTCTCGCTGAAGGAGGCCTGCAACAGAGAGCTGGTGCAGGCCCTCGGTGTCATGGCCTCGCATTGCTCCGTCAGTCAgaattcaagctgcaccaaagaGGAACTCCACTCCTTTGGTTTTCAGTCATTACTCAGCTCTGTTGGTGCTTTCTTGAACGTAGATGGTGACCTGGAGTCAGatgcatgtgttttctctttcaccTCCCAGCTGATGCAGGAGTTCCTCTTGGCCGTGTCTTTCTTTTTGGACACGTCTGTGTCTGAGGGCATGGAGAAGATGTGGGAGAAGCACAAAGGTCACGCAAAGTTTCTAGATCTCTTCTTGTCAGGGCTCTCGGAGCCGGTTCAGCGCAGACCCCTGGTGATCCTGCTGGGGGAGTTTAACTCGGATCGTATCTCGGATTTTAAGAGTTGGTTTAAAAGCAgctcagaggaaacactgaaggGATGTTACAACGACAGGCACCATCGATGCTTCCATCTACTTCATCAAGCTCAAAATCAGAGTTTGGTGAAAGAGATCATCTCCCCATCAGCACGGACAGGCATCAGCTATGGCGACCTGATCCTCCAGGACTGTGTCGCCCTGAACTACGTCTGGTCGTGTCTCGGTGAGATGCAGCTGTTGAATCTGTACAGGACGAGGGATTTGACAGATGAGAAGGCAGAAGTCCTGGCTCCAGCTATGAGCTTATCACATAAGATACA GTTGTCATACAGCACCTTGAGTACCGGGGCCGTCTCTCATCTGGCGTCAGCTCTCAGCAGAGGACGCACCGAGGAGCTGGATCTCGCTCACACCAGCCTCGGAGATGAAAAGTTGAAAGTGCTCTGTGCGGGACTCCGAGACTGCAAACTGCACACTTTAAA ACTTCTGGTATGCAGACTGACTGAGGCGGGCTGTGAAGATCTGATGTGTGCGCTGACCTCAGGCTCCTCTCAGCTGCGTGTGTTAGAGATGATGTTTAATCAGATCGGTGACCTGGGCTTCATGAAACTGTGCAAAGCGCTGCAGAGTCCTCAatgcaaactgcagcagctcca GCTACGAAGCTGCGAGTTGACTGCAGTATCCATGGAGGCTTTATCGGCAGCTTTGTGCTCTGGAAAATCCGAGCTGAGAAAAGTGGACCTGACATCGAACACAATCGGTGACGGTGGAGTGGAGGCTCTGTGCAAGTCGCTGCAACACCCACATTGTAAACTTCAGAGCCTCAA TCTGTTTGATACTGAGCTGACCGGTGCGTGCTGTCCTCATTTGATGGAGACCTTGATGTCAGAGCACTGCTCTCTGTTAGAGCTGGATCTGTCAGTGAATGATTTGGGCCATgagggggcgctgctgctctGCCAAGCCCTGAGTCGTCCTGGATGTCCAGTGGAGAAACTGGG GTTGACACGCTGCGAGTTAACGCAGCAGGTCTTTAAGGAACTGGGCTCATTGCTGAGAAGTGGAACTTCTCGACTCAAGTCCCTGATTGTGGGTTTAAATAAAGTCGGAGATCAAGGGGTTAAACATCTTTGGGATGCTGTTGCACATCCAGCCTGTCTGCTGGAGGAACTGGA TGTTGAAATGACAGATTTGACGGATGCCTGTGTTGAAGACCTGTGTGCTGCTGTAAGAGCCAGTAAGACTCTGAAGAGTCTGGAGCTGAGAAACAACTCCCTGACTGATGCGTCCGTCCCGGCCCTCGTCCAAGTCATGCAGgacagctgcaacatgcagGAGATGAA CCTGAAGTACAACGACTTTTCAGAGGACGTTTTTGAAATGTTGGATGAGTGCGATAAAATAAGATACTGA